One Eleginops maclovinus isolate JMC-PN-2008 ecotype Puerto Natales chromosome 22, JC_Emac_rtc_rv5, whole genome shotgun sequence DNA segment encodes these proteins:
- the crls1 gene encoding cardiolipin synthase (CMP-forming), which yields MITMCIRGFSAPMCRNAAHVRWLMCARRAYACRLEPASWRHTPVTGRLKQSPVSCLWPLGGSDTGILQQVNPTPLQAQGNRLLHWGGHARSVDSFRSLLSPKARGLCSGKTEETPGRKEEENPGEASLVPGHGLFKFKELYENPWTIPNFLCVCRIILAPFLGHLIIEQHFHLSLALFTLAGATDLLDGYIARTWPSQKSALGSALDPLADKILISFLYVSLTYAGLIPAPLTALVIARDVGLIAAVFWVRYKTVPPPVTLSKFFNPCYATAQLKPTLFSKVNTAIQLLLVASSLAAPVFQYTDSVLLQSLWYITAVTTAASGYSYWHYGRKTVKVLNTRSL from the exons ATGATAACAATGTGTATCCGGGGGTTTTCCGCGCCAATGTGCCGAAACGCAGCTCATGTTCGCTGGCTCATGTGTGCGCGGCGTGCGTATGCGTGTCGGCTCGAGCCTGCGTCATGGCGGCACACACCTGTCACCGGGAGGCTGAAACAGTCCCCGGTGAGCTGCTTATGGCCCCTGGGGGGTTCTGACACTGGGATACTGCAGCAGGTGAACCCGACACCTTTGCAGGCGCAGGGGAACCGGCTCCTACATTGGGGAGGTCACGCGAGGTCGGTGGACAGTTTCCGGTCTCTGCTGTCACCTAAAGCTCGGGGGCTCTGCAGCGGGAAGACGGAGGAGACACCGGgcagaaaggaggaggagaacccGGGGGAGGCCAGCCTGGTACCGGGACATGGACTCTTCAAGTTCAAAGAGCTG TATGAGAACCCGTGGACGATCCCaaacttcctgtgtgtgtgtcggatTATCCTCGCTCCGTTCCTGGGTCACCTGATCATCGAGCAGCACTTCCACCTGAGCCTCGCTCTGTTCACTCTGGCCGGAGCCACGGACCTG CTGGATGGTTACATTGCCCGGACGTGGCCGTCTCAGAAGTCGGCGTTGGGCAGCGCTCTCGACCCGCTGGCTGATAAGATTCTCATCAGTTTTTTATACGTCAGTCTGACCTACGCTGGACTTATACCTG CTCCACTGACAGCTCTAGTGATTGCCAGAGACGTTGGTCTGATAGCTGCCGTCTTCTGGGTTAGATACAAGACTGTACCTCCACCG GTGACCCTTAGCAAGTTTTTTAATCCCTGCTACGCCACCGCACAGCTCAAGCCCACACTCTTCAGCAag GTGAACACAGCCATCCAGCTTCTCCTGGTTGCATCTTCTCTTGCTGCTCCTGTCTTCCAGTACACAGACagtgtgctgctgcagagcttatg
- the mcm8 gene encoding DNA helicase MCM8, whose translation MGDGEEAVEAGEEEEVVGEAGEEVEEEVVGEDGEEVEEEVVGEDGEEVEEERPWRGGSAGRGGGSGNNTFSSQRVPVQTTLDISCPYKGWALYFTEGFIGSSPSVEKIKVFEKYFSSKIQLYDKDEIERQGSVLVDYADLIGDKKVREALPDLTTELKEQPEVMLNCLGVAIHQVLTLDLEKQAAELHGEELPVSTPIINIPHISARLYNYEPLTALRTLRASVFGRLVCVRGTVVRVSNIRPLCTRMAFRCLGCSRTQSLPLQHGKYATPTKCIQPDCRSRSFAPSRSSPLTHTVDWQIIKVQEMMGGEQRETGRIPRTVECHLTSDLCDSCVPGDTVTVTGIVRVTNDGSSRGNKDQCMFLLYLDATSVSNTKGQHSKSGQGSPEDRSGGEEFSLKELYAIQEIQSQSDLLRLIVQSLCPAIYGHLLVKAALSLVLFGGQQKHMGKNSVPVRGDPHILMVGDPGLGKSQMLQAVCNVAPRGIYVCGNSTSTTGLTVSLSRDAGTGDFALEAGALVLADQGVCCIDEFDKLGSQQQALLEAMEQQSVSLAKAGIVSSLPARTSVVAAANPIGGHYNRCKTVSENLKMGSALLSRFDVVFLLLDIPDESHDRHLSEYVMANRAGKGRTSSAVVTRTNSQLETSILLEHSDMPLAERLQVPAGESIDPIPASLLRKYISYARQYVHPSLSPEAAEIIQEFYLSLRSQAHSADSTPITTRQLESLIRLTEARARLDLRETATKSDAEEVVEIMKHSLADTYSDGLGNLDFERSQLGSGMSQRGAAKRLINALHQHAQRTNQKQFDLQTLRSIADRMNMKVMDFEGLVSSLNEQGFLLKKGAKLYQLQTV comes from the exons ATGGGGGATGGAGAGGAGGCGGTGGAggctggagaggaggaggaggtagtgGGGGAGGctggagaggaggtggaggaggaggtagtgggggaggatggagaggaggtggaggaggaggtagtgggggaggatggagaggaggtggaggaggag aGACCATGGAGAGGAGGATCAGCAGGTCGAGGAGGAGGATCAGGAAACAATACCTTCAGCAGCCAGAGAG TCCCTGTTCAGACCACTCTGGATATATCGTGTCCGTACAAAGGATGGGCGCTGTACTTCACAGAAG GCTTCATAGGGAGCTCGCCCAGTGTGGAGAAGATCAAAGTGTTTGAGAAATATTTCAGTTCCAAGATTCAACTCTATGATAAG gatgAGATTGAGCGTCAGGGCAGTGTTCTGGTGGATTATGCAGATTTGATAGGTGACAAAAAAGTGCGTGAAGCACTTCCTGATCTGACCACAGAGCTGAAGGAACAGCCAGAGGTGATGCTCAACTGTCTGGGGGTGGCCATTcatcag GTGCTGACTCTAGATTTGGAGAAGCAGGCTGCTGAGCTGCATGGGGAAGAACTTCCTGTCTCTACACCGATCATCAACATCCCTCACATCAGCGCCAG GCTTTACAACTATGAGCCGCTGACTGCGTTGCGGACGCTGCGAGCCAGTGTGTTTGGTCggctggtgtgtgtgaggggcACGGTGGTCAGAGTGAGTAACATCAGACCTCTGTGCACCCGGATGGCCTTCAGGTGTTTGGGCTGCTCGCGCACCCAGTCCCTGCCTCTGCAGCACGGGAAATACGCTACACCCACCAAG TGTATTCAGCCTGATTGCCGCAGTCGTTCCTTCGCCCCCAGCCGCAGTTCCCCTCTAACTCACACTGTGGACTGGCAGATCATCAA GGTGCAGGAGATGATGGGCGGGGAGCAGAGGGAGACTGGACGAATCCCGCGCACCGTGGAGTGTCACCTGACCTCCGACCTCTGTGACAGCTGCGTCCCCGGAGACACCGTGACTGTGACGGGGATAGTTAGAGTTACCAAcgatg GTAGTTCACGGGGGAATAAGGATCAGTGTATGTTCCTCCTTTACCTCGATGCCACTTCAGTCAGCAATACTAAAG GTCAGCACTCCAAGTCAGGCCAGGGCTCTCCTGAAGACCGCTCCGGAGGAGAGGAGTTCAGTCTGAAGGAGCTGTACGCCATCCAGGAGATCCAGTCTCAGTCTGACCTGCTGAGACTCATCGTACA GTCTCTGTGTCCTGCCATCTACGGCCACCTG CTGGTGAAAGCTGCTCTGTCCTTGGTGTTGTTTGGAGGCCAGCAGAAACACATGGGGAAGAACAGCGTCCCCGTCAGAGGAGACCCTCACATCCTGATGGTGGGAGACCCCGGCCTGGGGAAGAGTCAGATGTTGCAG GCAGTGTGTAATGTGGCTCCCAGAGGGATCTATGTATGTGGCAACAGCACAAGCACCACAG gactAACAGTGAGTTTATCTCGAGACGCAGGAACAGGAGATTTTGCTCTTGAGGCTGGAGCCTTAGTGCTAGCTGACCAAG GCGTGTGCTGCATTGATGAGTTTGATAAGTTGGGCAGTCAGCAGCAGGCTCTGCTGGAAGCCATGGAGCAGCAGTCTGTGAGTCTGGCTAAAGCTGGAATCgtttcctctcttcctgccAGGACGTCAGTCGTCGCTGCTGCCAACCCCATCGGAGGACATTACAACAGATGCAAGACTGTGTCTGAAAACCTCAA AATGGGCTCAGCGCTTCTCTCTCGATTCGACGTCGTCTTCCTTCTCCTGGACATCCCGGATGAGTCACATGACCGTCACCTGTCTGAATACGTCATGGCGAACAGGGCAGGAAAAGGGAGAACAAGCAGCGCGGTAGTTACCCGGACTAACAGCCAATTAGAGACCTCCATCCTGCTGGAACACTCAGACATGCCACTGGCCGAACGCCTGCAG GTCCCTGCAGGTGAGAGCATAGACCCCATCCCGGCGTCTTTGTTGAGGAAGTACATCAGCTACGCTCGGCAGTACGTCCATCCCTCGCTCTCCCCTGAAGCAGCTGAGATCATTCAGGAGTTTTACCTGTCACTGCGATCTCAGGCGCACTCTGCTGACTCCACCCCCATCACCACACGGCAGCTGGAGTCTCTGATCAGACTCACTGAG gCCAGAGCACGGCTGGATCTCAGAGAGACAGCTACCAAGAGCGACGCTGAAGAGGTGGTGGAGATCATGAAACACAG TCTGGCTGATACATACTCCGACGGTCTGGGCAATCTGGACTTTGAGCGCTCACAGCTTGGATCTGGCATGAGTCAGCGCGGCGCGGCAAAACGACTCATCAACGCTCTGCACCAGCATGCTCAGAGGACCAATCAGAAGCAGTTTGACCTACAGACGCTTCGATCCATTGCAGACAGAATGAACATGAAG GTGATGGATTTTGAAGGTCTGGTGAGTTCCCTGAATGAACAGGGCTTTCTGCTGAAGAAAGGAGCCAAGCTTTACCAGCTGCAGACGGTCTGA